A single region of the Halorussus gelatinilyticus genome encodes:
- a CDS encoding ABC transporter ATP-binding protein → MSTDEAIDAEYVEKHRDEVENPLIQLFLRYGEGSRRWFAVGILSSIGARFLSLVPPVVLGAAIDSILRGNQQFTLPVVPSSWLPNETPDQFWFAVVLMGVAMVGQAVLNFTRQTSLNLFSHRVKHEVRTATYQQMQRLDMEFFDEMQTGELISILSNDTNRLEQFLDSMMGEAIQLGVLMAGTAVVLLWINPQLAAVTLLVIPLSILFTYWYTRLAEERYADVRSSIGDLNSRLENNLNGIQVIKASNTEEYEDERVEDHSYKYFRLDWLALRLSFVYRPGLQALTSLAFIATFIVGGIWILEGPPGPFSGDLSVGQLVTFLLLTQRMVNPLAQMGTIVERYEDAKASTKRILGLMSLPAGVEDAPDATDLEAVRGRVRFRDVSFGYEDETVLEDVDFEVEPGETVGVVGPTGAGKTTIVKLLLRLYDVDEGEIEIDGHDVRDVTLSSLRRSMGYVGQDNFLFDGTVRENIEYGHFDADRDEVVAAAERAEAHEFITNLPEGYDTDIGERGVKLSGGQRQRVAIARTILQHPEILVFDEATSAVDTETEMLIQRSIDELAADRTTFVIAHRLSTVRDADTILVVEDGRIVQRGTHEELLAADGLYANLWRVQAGEIEQLPDEFVREASARVAREGIGSAESE, encoded by the coding sequence ATGAGTACCGACGAAGCCATCGACGCCGAGTACGTCGAGAAACACCGCGACGAGGTAGAGAATCCGCTGATACAGTTGTTCCTGCGCTACGGGGAGGGGAGTCGCCGCTGGTTCGCCGTCGGCATCCTGTCGAGCATCGGAGCGCGCTTCCTCTCGCTGGTGCCGCCGGTCGTCCTCGGGGCCGCCATCGACTCCATCCTGCGGGGTAACCAGCAGTTCACGCTCCCCGTCGTCCCCTCGTCGTGGCTCCCGAACGAGACCCCCGACCAGTTCTGGTTCGCCGTCGTACTGATGGGCGTGGCGATGGTCGGACAGGCCGTCCTCAACTTTACGCGCCAGACCTCACTGAACCTGTTCTCTCACCGCGTGAAACACGAGGTCCGGACCGCGACCTACCAGCAGATGCAGCGACTCGACATGGAGTTCTTCGACGAGATGCAGACCGGCGAACTCATCTCCATCCTGAGCAACGACACCAACCGACTGGAGCAGTTCCTCGACTCGATGATGGGCGAGGCCATCCAGTTAGGCGTCCTGATGGCCGGCACCGCGGTCGTCCTGCTGTGGATCAACCCGCAACTCGCCGCAGTCACGCTCCTCGTCATCCCGCTCTCGATACTGTTCACCTACTGGTACACCCGCCTCGCCGAAGAGCGATACGCCGACGTGCGCTCGTCTATCGGCGACCTGAACAGCAGATTGGAGAACAACCTCAACGGGATTCAGGTCATCAAGGCGAGCAACACCGAAGAGTACGAGGACGAGCGCGTCGAGGACCACTCCTACAAGTACTTCCGTCTCGACTGGCTCGCGCTCCGACTCAGTTTCGTCTACCGGCCCGGCCTGCAGGCGCTGACCTCGCTCGCGTTCATCGCCACGTTCATCGTCGGCGGTATCTGGATTCTGGAGGGGCCGCCGGGACCGTTCTCCGGGGACCTCTCGGTCGGCCAGTTGGTCACGTTCCTGTTGCTGACCCAGCGGATGGTCAACCCCCTCGCCCAGATGGGGACCATCGTGGAGCGCTACGAGGACGCCAAGGCCTCGACCAAGCGCATCCTCGGGCTGATGAGCCTTCCCGCGGGCGTCGAGGACGCGCCCGACGCCACCGACCTCGAAGCCGTGCGGGGGCGCGTCCGGTTCCGGGACGTGTCGTTCGGCTACGAGGACGAGACCGTCCTCGAAGACGTGGACTTCGAGGTCGAACCGGGCGAGACCGTCGGCGTCGTCGGTCCGACCGGCGCAGGCAAGACGACCATCGTCAAACTCCTGTTGCGCCTCTACGACGTGGACGAGGGGGAGATCGAAATCGACGGCCACGACGTTCGGGACGTGACGCTGTCCAGCCTCCGGCGGTCGATGGGGTACGTCGGGCAGGACAACTTCCTCTTCGACGGCACGGTCCGGGAGAACATCGAGTACGGCCACTTCGACGCGGACCGCGACGAGGTCGTGGCGGCCGCCGAGCGCGCCGAGGCCCACGAGTTCATCACCAATCTCCCGGAGGGCTACGACACCGACATCGGCGAGCGCGGCGTCAAGTTGTCGGGCGGCCAGCGCCAGCGCGTCGCCATCGCGCGGACCATCCTCCAGCACCCCGAAATTCTGGTCTTCGACGAGGCGACTTCGGCGGTGGACACAGAGACCGAGATGCTCATCCAGCGGTCCATCGACGAACTCGCGGCCGACCGCACCACCTTCGTCATCGCCCACAGGCTCTCGACGGTCCGGGACGCCGACACCATCCTCGTGGTCGAGGACGGCCGCATCGTCCAGCGGGGAACCCACGAGGAACTGCTCGCGGCGGACGGCCTCTACGCGAATCTCTGGCGGGTGCAGGCGGGCGAAATCGAGCAACTGCCGGACGAGTTCGTCCGGGAGGCCAGCGCGCGCGTCGCCCGTGAGGGCATCGGGAGCGCCGAGTCGGAGTAA
- a CDS encoding PH domain-containing protein translates to MEVLNPRVRFAWTVGAVVTAGIVGVLAAVVSRFTLGPFATVGLAVAAGALALGLVFVVLRYRSWRFEVREDDLYLERGVLTRVNTVVPFVRVQHVDTQRGPVERALGLASVVVYTAGSRGADVSIPGLTPERADDLQEQLRRLAIESERETDAV, encoded by the coding sequence ATGGAAGTGCTGAATCCGCGCGTCCGCTTCGCTTGGACCGTCGGTGCGGTCGTGACCGCAGGTATCGTCGGCGTCCTCGCGGCGGTGGTCAGCCGGTTCACCCTCGGTCCCTTCGCCACCGTGGGCCTCGCCGTCGCCGCTGGGGCGCTGGCGCTCGGCCTCGTCTTCGTCGTGTTGCGCTACCGGAGCTGGAGGTTCGAGGTGCGCGAGGACGACCTCTATCTCGAACGCGGCGTCCTGACGCGGGTCAACACCGTGGTCCCGTTCGTCCGCGTCCAGCACGTCGATACTCAGCGCGGCCCGGTCGAGCGCGCCCTCGGACTGGCGAGCGTCGTCGTCTACACCGCCGGTTCGCGCGGGGCCGACGTGTCGATTCCCGGCCTGACCCCCGAGCGAGCCGACGACCTCCAAGAACAGCTCCGTCGCCTCGCCATCGAGAGCGAGCGCGAGACCGACGCCGTATGA
- a CDS encoding PH domain-containing protein: MKLHPLSIPYRAASRGLSAGLMLFFVGQSVGDTEALPVPMAGPILVGLAVLGVLGAAAWQVAYYRRFEYRLTGDGLEIASGVVSRRNREIPLRRIQNVDISRNVIQRALDIAVLDVETAGGGGTEASLRYVGYDEAKRVQREIQRLKRGEGDETDGETEEVAAAGPDREERETVLFELQTSELALLSVLSFDFRYLSLLAFGPAALPFVPGVAELAFLGGVVLVGFLVVALWALSAGMTFARYYGFRLSRLDDELRYERGLLQRYDGSIPLGKVQTLTLDANVLMRRFGYATLAVETAGYGPGQAPSGGSEAAVPLATRERVLRLAREVEAFEMPEFSRPPTRARTRYAVRYALVLVGLAAALFALQVVVGPSVPIPVPLASIPLAFLVAIPVAAHLKWRNRGYAVGENHVLTRNGFWTRTTKVVPYYRVQTVIRTRTIFQRRRRLATVLIDTASSAGGVAAAVDVDSESARELRETVGEKLQASLRARRAGTDRESNLDSSHRD; encoded by the coding sequence ATGAAGCTCCACCCCCTCTCGATTCCCTACCGGGCGGCCTCGCGCGGCCTGAGCGCGGGGCTGATGCTGTTCTTCGTCGGCCAGTCGGTCGGCGACACCGAGGCGCTCCCCGTCCCGATGGCGGGCCCGATACTCGTCGGACTGGCGGTTCTCGGCGTCCTCGGCGCGGCGGCGTGGCAGGTCGCCTACTACCGCCGGTTCGAGTACCGACTCACCGGCGACGGTCTCGAAATCGCGTCGGGGGTCGTCTCCCGGCGCAACCGCGAGATTCCGCTCCGGCGCATCCAGAACGTGGACATCTCTCGAAACGTGATTCAGCGCGCGCTCGACATCGCGGTCCTCGACGTGGAGACGGCCGGCGGCGGCGGGACCGAAGCCAGCCTCCGGTACGTCGGCTACGACGAGGCCAAGCGCGTCCAGCGCGAGATACAGCGCCTGAAGCGCGGCGAGGGCGACGAGACCGACGGCGAGACCGAAGAGGTCGCCGCGGCCGGCCCCGACCGCGAGGAGCGCGAGACGGTTCTCTTCGAGCTTCAGACGAGCGAACTCGCCCTGCTCAGCGTCCTCTCGTTCGACTTCCGGTACCTCTCGCTGTTGGCGTTCGGCCCGGCCGCGCTCCCGTTCGTGCCGGGGGTCGCGGAACTGGCGTTCCTCGGCGGCGTGGTGCTGGTCGGATTTCTCGTGGTCGCGCTCTGGGCGCTCAGCGCCGGGATGACGTTCGCGCGCTATTACGGCTTCCGGCTGAGTCGCCTCGACGACGAGTTGCGGTACGAGCGGGGCCTGCTCCAGCGTTACGACGGGTCGATTCCCCTCGGGAAGGTCCAGACGCTCACGCTCGACGCCAACGTCCTGATGCGGCGGTTCGGCTACGCCACGCTCGCGGTCGAGACCGCGGGCTACGGGCCGGGACAGGCTCCCTCCGGCGGGTCGGAGGCCGCGGTGCCGCTGGCGACCCGCGAGCGCGTCCTCCGCCTCGCCCGAGAAGTCGAGGCGTTCGAGATGCCCGAGTTCTCACGGCCGCCGACGCGCGCCCGGACGCGCTACGCGGTCAGGTACGCGCTCGTCCTCGTGGGCCTCGCCGCGGCGCTGTTCGCGCTGCAGGTCGTCGTCGGCCCGTCCGTGCCGATTCCGGTTCCGCTCGCCTCGATTCCGCTCGCCTTTCTCGTCGCGATCCCGGTCGCGGCCCACCTGAAGTGGCGCAACCGGGGCTACGCGGTCGGCGAGAACCACGTCCTCACCCGTAACGGGTTCTGGACGCGGACGACCAAGGTGGTGCCCTACTACCGGGTTCAGACCGTCATCCGGACCCGGACTATCTTCCAGCGTCGGCGGCGACTCGCGACGGTCCTCATCGACACCGCGAGTTCCGCGGGCGGCGTCGCCGCCGCGGTGGACGTGGACTCAGAGTCGGCGCGCGAACTGCGCGAGACGGTCGGCGAGAAGTTGCAGGCGAGTCTGAGGGCGCGGCGGGCCGGGACGGACCGAGAGTCGAACCTCGATTCTTCGCACCGAGACTGA